One Nicotiana tomentosiformis chromosome 4, ASM39032v3, whole genome shotgun sequence genomic window carries:
- the LOC138909877 gene encoding uncharacterized protein yields MPLATKEAVLVSGMVSGVWTLFTDGASNIKWSGLGLVLITHSGETLMQAIRTVPLTNNEVKYQALVAGLELARGLGCEVIDIKCDSQLAVNQVYGIFDTKEERMHQYLNKVQVLLYRFREWSIIHIPRE; encoded by the coding sequence ATGCCTTTAGCTACTAAAGAAGCAGTGTTGGTATCAGGAATGGtatcgggagtttggaccttatttacagaTGGAGCTTCCAATATAAAATGGTCTGGTCTCGGGTTAGTTTTAATCACTCATTCAGGGGAAACCTTGATGCAGGCCATTAGAACTGTACCATTAACTAATAATGAAGTCAAGTACCAGgctttggttgcaggacttgaactaGCTAGGGGACTAGGTTGTGAAGTCATCGATATAAAGTGCGACTCCCAGCTAGCGGTGAACCAAGTATACGGAATTTTTGACACCAAGGAGGAGCGCATGCATCAATACTTGAATAAGGTTCAAGTATTACTTTACCGATTTAGAGAGTGGTCAATCATCCACATTCCAAGGGAGTAA